From a single Xyrauchen texanus isolate HMW12.3.18 chromosome 26, RBS_HiC_50CHRs, whole genome shotgun sequence genomic region:
- the LOC127620382 gene encoding transmembrane protein 74 — translation MADFKVLFCGQDIVQTDHRDIDWSLKDQQSHHSICTDERALSNEECCQACLEENVNEEKGVSEPWTATLAIGRHWKLNEWGYDEKVEICYDEEFETEFHGVPDVSDQKDSQMLADETNYDNFSWSSSRDLQDVPECSLLSVDDFMVESSEKSVDYGFIGAVTFLVTGISLVVISYTVPRDVKVNPDTVSAREMERLERENARVGAHLDRCVIAGLCLLTLGGVVLSTLLMISMYKGEMFRRQAFAYSKHQARLYGSVNFRGGGSPTGAPSLLSLDEDEGPVEKDEI, via the coding sequence ATGGCCGATTTTAAAGTCCTTTTCTGCGGTCAAGACATTGTTCAGACTGACCACAGGGACATCGACTGGTCCCTTAAAGATCAGCAAAGCCATCACTCAATCTGCACGGATGAAAGAGCTCTTTCCAATGAAGAGTGCTGCCAGGCGTGTCTGGAGGAGAATGTTAATGAAGAGAAGGGCGtttcagaaccatggacagcgACTCTGGCAATTGGACGACACTGGAAATTGAATGAATGGGGATATGATGAAAAGGTTGAGATATGTTATGATGAGGAGTTTGAAACAGAATTTCATGGTGTGCCTGACGTTTCTGACCAAAAGGACAGTCAGATGTTAGCAGACGAGACCAACTACGACAACTTCAGTTGGAGTTCGTCTAGAGATCTCCAAGATGTCCCAGAGTGTTCCTTGCTGTCGGTTGACGATTTCATGGTggaatcatctgaaaagtcagtGGATTATGGATTTATAGGTGCTGTTACTTTTTTAGTTACTGGGATATCCTTGGTTGTGATCTCCTACACAGTCCCACGTGATGTCAAAGTGAATCCTGACACTGTATCTGCTCGAGAGATGGAACGCTTGGAGCGAGAGAACGCCCGGGTGGGTGCTCACCTGGACAGGTGTGTGATTGCAGGGTTGTGCCTCCTTACGCTTGGAGGTGTGGTGCTATCAACCTTGCTCATGATTTCCATGTATAAAGGAGAGATGTTTAGGAGACAAGCTTTTGCTTACTCCAAACACCAAGCCAGACTTTACGGCTCTGTCAATTTTAGGGGTGGCGGAAGCCCGACTGGTGCCccttcacttttgtcccttgatGAAGATGAAGGTCCTGTTGAAAAAGATGAAATTTGA